Within the Desulfovibrio sp. genome, the region TCAATCCACGGAGGTGCTTGTCATGACGTCACAGTGGGAAAAATTGGGGAAGGTTTTGAAAGACAAGGCCCCGGAACTTGCCTCTGCTTTTTGCAGCCAAGACACCCGTCAAGGAGAAGCGGCCGCAGAGATCCTGAACATGATCCTAGCTGGAAAGGTCTCTTTAGTTGAATTACCGGCCATGATTGAAGAAGGCGAGGTTGTTGCAGCAGTTAAGGCAGCAAACACTATCTTCAAGAAGTACATTCTTGCTCAAGAGAAAAAAAGCGTTATCGACATATACGGTCCAGAGATCACAACAAAAACCAACCGGAACTTGGTCATCATCGCCTCAATTATAACAATCTCCTTCGCTATTATTTTTATCCTGATTTTAACAAAAGGTTTTGGACAACTCGACAAGGATACCTTCTCTAACAACGGTCCCCTCGGGATGCTCATTGGCGCGTTGATTTCTGCGTTTACTACAGTAGTGCAATATTTCTTTGGCTCCAGCGCATCGGGAAACCAAAAGGACGCTATGCTCTGGACTTCTTCTCCACCCAAGTAAGGATTCCATTTCTCTGGGGAGCATAAGGCCGGGGACATCCATTTGGAAGCCTCGTCCCGGGAACGCCCAGTCGCGAACATTGCCGAACTGAGAAGTACTGTTTTCTTTCCGCATGTGTAGGTCCATCAGCCAAACCTAAGAACACACGTTCAGTCCACGCGCCAGCAGCTTCAAACCGTGGGACGCTGCTCCCCAGAGCGCAACTTGTTGGTCAGTGACCAGGCGAATGGGCACCCTGGCCAACAAGTCAGAATGAGTGGCGCTTGAGAGGAATTCCTTCATGAACGCGGGGTGGATGAGCAGCAGATGGTTCCTGGTCACCACCCCTCCTGAGATGAAAAGCCCCCCCCGGGCCAGGACCTCCAGCACGTAATCCCGGCAGGCCCGGCCAAAGAATCTCGCGAACCATGCGGCTGTTGGCGACTCAGGAGTAAGTTTTGCGGCCACCTCGGCCGGGGCGAGTTTTTCCCCGGTCAGGAAAAGATGAATCAAGGCCAGCCCTGATCCAGAAACCACGCTCTCCCAGCGAACGTATGGTTCCCCCAGAACTTCAAGCGCGAATTCCTGAAAGCGGTGTTCCAGGTCACCGGTAACGGGGAGCGCCGCGTGCCCGCCCTCGGAAGCGCACAGTGCGTAGCCCTCGCTGCCAACCGGCACCAGGGCCGTTTTGCCAAGGCCTGTTCCAGGCCCGATCACCGCCTGGGTCAAGCTGACGTCCATTCGTCCCGGAGTCACTGTCGTGGAACGCTCTTCCCAAAAAAGGCGGCAGCCGTGCGCTTGGGCCGCGAAATCGTTCATCATGACTGTCCGCTTCGGGAGAAAACCGGACGGAAGATCGTCCAGATCCATGATATAGCCGATGTTGGGCGGGCGGCAGAAACGATCGCCCTCAACCGGCCCGGCCACGGCCAGCACGGCCGCCTGCAAAGAAGGCTCACCGAGGCCGGAGAGCGCTTCTCCTATGAGATCACGAAAACTGTCGAATCCCGATGTGACAAGCTTCACCTGCTTCAGGAGCTCAAGGTTATCCCCGGAAGAGAACAGGGCGAAACGGCTGTTCGTCCCCCCGATATCGGCCGCCAGTATGTGTGAAGTTTCCTTGCCCATCGTTGGTTTCTAGGTGGATTCGCTTTGGGGGGCAAGGCCGTGGTTGTCAAAACCGTAAGATTCTGGAAAATACGGGTACCGGACAACTTGAGGAGGCATCATGCGCGCACGCGCCCTGTTTACCGCTGTTTTCTTCGCCCTTGCCCTGGCTGGTAAGGCCCACGCCGAGCCCGTCAACTTCAAGGAACTCATCCCGCTGGTGAGCATCAACATTCCGGGCTGGACCCCTGGCACGCCCAACGGCACAACCGTGAAAGCCCCGGTTGAGGCCAGCGAGGCGGCCCTGGAATTCACCAAGGGGGACGCCAGCCTTGAAGTGGCCATTTTCGATGGAGGCCCTGCCCTTGGTTCAGCCACTGCCATGGTCAGCCAAGTGGACATGGAGAGCACCGAGGAAGTCATCAAGTCCCTGACCATCAAGGGATTCAAGGCCACCCTCTATCTGAACCTCAAAGAGAAAGAGTCGGATTTGGTGATCATGGTGCCCCCCCGGTTCGCAGTGACCGTGCACCTGTCCGGCGCATCGGATACCGAACTCTTGAAAAGCACGGCAGCCCAGATCGACCTGGCCAAGCTGTCCACCCTGGGGAAATAGCGAGCGTAGGTCCGGCCGAGAAGGCCGAAGATGCAACCTGAAGTGATCGCTCCATGATGAGTTCACAAGACATTCTGAACTTCACCACAATCGACGAACGGCTGGCCTCTTCAGGCCAGCCCATGCCTGAGCACTTTCCCATCCTTGCTGACGAAGGTTTCGAGGCCATCATCAACCTGGCCACCAACGCGTCCACCGGCCACCTGCCCAAGGAGCCCGAGCTGTGCTCCATGGCCGGACTTCAATTCACCTGGCTGCCCGTTGCCTGGGACGCACCGACCGTGGAGGACTACCTGGCCTTTCAGGACTGGCTGGACGCCCACCGCCACCGCAAGGTGCTGGTCCATTGCGCCAAGAACTGGCGCGCGTCCCTGTTCTGCGCTCTGTACCGGGTTATCCGTGAGGGGCTCGATCCGGCCAGCGCATGGGATGAAGTGCTCGGAGTCTGGGAGCCTGACGAGGTGTGGTCCAAGCTGGCCCGAAAGGTGCTCGCCCAGGCCGCCCCCGGGGTGGCGCCAACCTCTTTCTAGCTTTCCCCGTCCTGCTGTCCGCCTTGCCCGGGAGTCACGTATTCCACCTGAACCTTCAGGGGGTCCTTCACGTGCAGGTCCCTCTGCGGGAAGGGGAACTCGATTCCATTCTGGGTAAAGAAATCCCACATGGAAGTCTGGATGGCACTGGCAACGTTGGCCACTCCCCGCTCAGGATGCACCATCCAAACCCGAAGCTCCAGCACGATGCCGTCCTTTCCGAATTCCTTGAGGAGCACGTTGGGCGAGGGGTTGGCGAGCACACGCTCTTTGTCTTCTGTGGACTTGAGCATGAGTTCCATGGCCAGTTTCAAGTCGGTGGAATAGGCCACTGCCACGGGGATCTTCAACCGCACGCTGGGCCCGGTGAAGGTCCAGTTCACCACCTTCTCCTGAACGAGTTCGTCGTTGGGGATGAGGTACGACTTGCCGTCGCGGGTGACCATGGAAGCGAAACGCGCGTTCATGGACTCCACCCGGCCGTAGACGCCGCCCACTTCGATCACGTCCCCGGGCTTTATGGAATTGTCCAGCAAGAGGACCACGCCACTCACCAGGTTCGACACCACCTTCTGAAGGCCGATGCCGATCCCCAAGCCAACGGCGCCGCTGAACACCGTGAGCATTTGCAGGTTGATGCCCACCAAATCGAGGGCTGTCACAAAGGCCACGATGTAGAACCCGGCCTTGGTGAGTTTGATCATGAGCACCCTGACCCTGGGCTTCATCTCGGCCACTCGTTCCAGGCCTGCCTCCATCAGGGCACAGAACTTGTTTATGAGCGGCAGCATCACTGCCAGAAGCAGCACTGCCTTGACGATCTCCAGCACCGAGACCCTCTCGTTGTCGAAGGTCAGGGCCAACTTGTCCATGTAGGCCAGCATGGGATCGAGAATCCCCAGCACCTCAAGAAAAAAAGCACCCACAACAGCCGCGGTCACAGCTTTGGTCCATCCGGGAGGCAACAGGATGGACGCGAACAGCTGTATTACCAGCCAAGCCTCGGAAAACTTTATGCCGAATTCGGTCACGGCCAAGGGCCAACCCCGTGCCATGGAACTCCAGTAGACCACCTGGATCAACAACAGGCCAAAAAGCGGCGTGAGAAGCGATGAGAGCCTTGTGTCCACCCAGTCCTTCAGGCCGGGTTTGTCCAAACTTACATTGCCGAGCTTGGCGCACAGCTGCCTTGCCAGCAGGTATCCCAAAGCGGCCGCGCCCAGGAGGGCCAAGGCCTGCCAGAGTGCGCCCATGTGCCAGAAGTGGGTCTGGAACCACTCCGCCAGGTTGGCCTGCCCGTGAAAAACTTCCTTGAAGCGTGCACCCTCCATGTCAGCTCTCCTTCTTCACGGCCAAGCTCACCCCATCCCCGACCGCAGTCAGACATGCGTCCACCCTGGAATCGCAGCGTAAAAAATCGTTGAAGGCCCTGACGGCCCGGGTGTCCGGATCATCCACGGCCTGGTCGATCACCCGGCCGTACCACAGAGTGTTGTCCACAACGATCAACCCGCCGGGACGCAACAGGGTAAGGCAACGCTCGTAGTAGTTCCGGTAGTTCACCTTGTCCGCGTCGATGAAGGCCATGTCGAAGGTTTCAGCGAAACCCGATGCCAGCACAGTGTCCAGGGTGGCCAGTGCCGGAGCCAGGCGCAGCTCGATCTTTCGTTCCACCCCGGCCTCGCTCCAGTAGCGCCTGGCCACGCTTGTCCAGGATTCGGAGATGTCGCAAGCCAGCAGGTATCCGTCTTCGGGCAGGGCCAGGGCAGTACACAGGGAGCTGTATCCGGTGTAGACTCCTATCTCTATGGCTCGCCGTGCCTGGATGAGTTTCACCAGGAGCATGAGAAAGCGTCCCTGGTCCCAGCCTATGCGCATATTCGCCTTGGGGTCGGTGTCGGTCTCGGCCCCCAGGCGCTTCAAAATGTCCGGTTCATCGGGCTGCATGGCCCGCACATAGGCGATAAGGTCCTCGGTGATGCACAGAGGCTTGGTGGTCATGGCTGCTCCGCGTCTTGACAAGGTGCTCTGCCTGGGTTTTCTAGCACCTCCTCCATCCGGAAGAAACCGCCCATGCACGACGTTCTTACTTTTCTGCTCACCGGCACCACCCTGGGTCTGGCCGCCAGCCTGACACCCGGCCCTTTGCAGGCGCTCATCTGCGTGCAGACCATCACCCACGGTCCGCGCGAAGGCGCCAGGGTTGGCATGGCTCCGCTGTTCACGGACCTACCGGTGATGGCCCTGTGCCTGCTGGTGCTGGAAGCGCTTTCCAGCCAGGCATGGCTCATGGGGGCGATATCACTCATCGGGGGAGCGGTTGTGATGCGCTTCGGCTGGGGGTCAATGACGGCCAAGCCGGTGGACCTTGCCGGAGTGCCCACCCAGGCCAAGAGCTGGCGCAAAGGCCTGGCCACCAACATCTTAAACCCCAAGATGATCCTGTTCTGGGGAACGGTGGGTTCGCCCACCCTGCTTGCGGCCTATAAAAGCTCACTCGCAGCCGCCGCTGCTTTCCTTTTGAGCTTCTACCTTCTGCTTGTCGGCACCAACATCGCCCTGGCTTGGCTCTCCGGAAGGTTCTCGCGTTTTCTGTCCGGCCCTGGCTACGTCTGGACCATGCGGGTGCTTGGGGCGCTCCTCATGCTTTTGGCAGCCCACATGGTCTGGGACGGGCTTTCGCGCCTGGGTATCGCTTAAATCATTGCCGCAATACATCCGGGTTGCCCGGTGATGTATGCGAGGCACTTGTTCCCCGCGCCCCCACAGGTTATCAACTTTTTCTCAGCTCCGAGTATCAGCGAGGTACCCCCATGCCCCATCACAAGCCCTTCACAGTAGCCCTCATACAGATGGCCCCGGCCGACACCCCGAGCCGTTCCATAGAAAAGGCCGCCGACCTCTGCGCCCAGGCCGAGAAACAGGGAGCCAAGCTCCTGTGCCTGCCGGAGCTCTTCGCCACCCCCTATTTCTGCCAGACCGAGGACCACGCCCACTTCTCCCTGGCCGAGCCCATTCCCGGCCCGACCACGGACGCACTGGGCAAGGCCGCCAAGCTCTCCTCGGCCACCATCATCGCCCCCATCTTCGAGCGCCGGGCCGCCGGGCTCTACCACAACTCCCTGGCCGTCGTCGGTCCAGACGCGGGCATCATCGGTGTGTACCGCAAGATGCACATCCCGGACGACCCGCTCTTCTACGAAAAATTCTACTTCGCCCCGGGCGACCTGGGGTTCAAGCGCTTCGACACTCCTGTCGGCCCGGTGGGCACCCTAATCTGCTGGGACCAGTGGTACCCCGAAGCCGCGCGCCTCACCGCCATGCGCGGCTCCAATATCATCTTCTACCCCACGGCCATCGGTTGGCACCCTTCCGAAAAGGCCCAGTACGGGGTCGAACAGCGAGACGCCTGGATCACCATCCAGCGCGCCCACGCCATTGCCAACGGCTGCTACGTGGCCGCAGTGAACCGCGTGGGGCACGAAATTCCGGAAACGGGCGGCGACGGCCTGGAATTCTGGGGATCGAGCTTCATCTGCGGACCAATGGGCACCATTCTCGCCCAGGCCTCCACCGACAAGGAGGAGATCATCCTGGCCGAGGTGAACCCCAAGCAGGTGGACACCACCCGCACCCACTGGCCCTTCCTGCGAGACCGCAGAATTGATGCGTACGGGCCGCTGGAGAAGAGATTCATCGACGAGTAGGAGAAGACCGGGGGAAACCTAAGTGAACAAAAGGTTTCCCCTGCCCCCTTCCAAAAAACTTTAGCAAGCTTCGCGTCTGTCTCGAAAATACGTCGCGAAGCCGTATGGGAGTGCAGAGGGCGAAAGCCCTTTGCCCACCGGAGGCTTCTTACATGACCATGTCCGCCGACTACCGCCTTCCCGCAGAATGGGAGCCCCATGCAGCAACCTGGATTGCCTGGCCCAAGAACTCCAACGACTGGCCCGGCAAGTTCCACCCCATAGGCTGGGTGTTCGGCGAGATAGTGCGCAAGCTCGCCCCCTACGAGAAGGTGCGCATCCTGGTGGACGACGCCCTCTGGGAGGCTAAAGCCAGGCGCGTACTTGCCAAGGTGGGAGTGGACGCCTCACGCGTGCATTTCTACCATATCCCCACCGACCGTGGCTGGTGCCGGGACATGCTCCCGGCCTTCACCGTGCGCCAGAAGTCGCCCCGCGCCCGGGCCGTGCGCTTCGTCTTCACGGGCTGGGCCAAGTACTCCGACCATACCCTGGACGCCGCAGCCACCGCCAAGGTTGCCGAGGCTCTCAAAATCCCGGCCGTGGACGCTGTGCTGGGCGAACGCACCGTGGTGCTGGAGGGCGGCGGCATCGACTGCAACGGCCAGGGTGTGCTGCTGACCACCGAGGAATGTTTCCTGGACCCCGTCACCCAGGTGCGAAATCCGGGCATGGCGGCCAAGGACTACGAGCAGGTGTTCAAGAAGTATCTGGGAATCAAGCAGGTGGTCTGGCTTGGCCAGGGCATCGCTGGCGACGACACCCACGGTCACGTTGACGACCTATGCCGCTTCGTGGGGCCCCGCACCGTTGTACTGTGCAAGGAAAACGACCCTTCGGACGCCAACTACCGCCCCCTGCAGGAGAACCGGGAAAGGCTGGAGGGAGTGAGACTCGCGGACGGCGGCACGCTCGAGGTGATCGGCCTGCCCATGCCCGAGCCGCTCTTTTTCGACGGGGTAAGGGTCCCGGCCAGCTATGCGAATTTCTATATCGCCAACGGCACCGTGCTGGTGCCTACCTTCAACGACATATTCGACCGCAAGGCCCTGGGGATTCTAAGCGAGTGTTTCCCGGACCGGGATGTGGTGGGCATTCATGCCGTTGATCTTGTCTGGGGCTTCGGCACCCTGCACTGCCTGACCCACGAACAACCGGCCACCGGTCATTTGGGAGAAGAATAAAGAGGTAGAAAGCGGGGCTCCGCCCCGCCCCCCGCCAGGGGAAATGATTTCCCCTGGACCCCTCAATTCGTTTGCGCCCGATTTTCCGGCATGCCGGGAAATCGGGCGCAAACAATATGGGATTCCAAAGGGGCTTGGCCCCTTTGGCCGCCGGAGGCCTCTTCAACTCCAACAATCCAGCTATTCCACCCACCCCTTGGCTTCGAAACCGCCGTTCACCAGCTCTTCCTTGTTGTACAAAAATTCGCCGCCCCCCATGGCCTGAAAGCTCCCGCCAGCACCAAGGACAATGGCGTGCCCCGCGGCCGTGTCCCACTCCCAGGTGCGGTTGAATCGCGGATACAGGTGTGCCGCGCCCTCGGCCACCAGCCCGAGCTTCAAGGCTGATCCGGCCGCCACCATCCTGTGGTTCGGGAAGCGCTCAAGGTAGGCGGTCAAGCGCTCATCCGGGTGCGACCGGCTCCCAACCACGAGCAGAGGTTCCCCTGACTTTGGCGCATGGGCATGAATGGTCTGTTTCTCTCCGCCCTGGTACTTTAGGCTGCCCATGCCAGGCCCCCCGGCATAGAGGGTGTCCGTCACGGGCACGTACAAAACACCGAACACGGGCCTGCAATTCTCCACCAACCCGATGTTCACAGAAAATTCGCCGTTTCGCTTCACGAATTCCTTGGTGCCGTCCAGAGGATCCACCAGCCAGAAACGCTTCCACTTCCGACGCTCGCTGTAGGCTGGTTTGGGCGTCTCCTCGGACAATACCGGTATGTCCGGGTGCAGCGCCGCCAACGACTGGAGAATGATCTCGTTGGAGGCTCTGTCCGCCCTGGTGATCGGGGACTGATCGTCCTTTAATTCCACCTCGAAATCCGTTGAGTAGATCTGCATGATTGCCTGCCCGGCCAGGCGGGCCACGGCGCAGATGGCGTCGTAATCGATCGTGGAGGGCATGTCGGCTCCCTTTCTAAGGGTTGTAGGCGCCCAAAGCTTCTGTCACTGGGCCCGAGGCAAGTATGCGGCCGTGCTCGAGAACCAGGGCGTGATTCACGGCCGAGGGAATCTCAAGCGGATTGTGGGTGACCATCACCAGATTCTTGCCGTGGGCGGCAAGGTCGTCCAGGAGGGCCAAAATTCCGCTTCGAGCCCGTGGGTCTAGACCCCCCAGCGGCTCGTCCAGCAGGATGACCTCTGGGTCAAAGGCCAGGGCCCTGCCGATCATGGTTTTTCGGGCCTGCCCCTGCGACAGGGTGGACATAGGCCTGTCCGCCAGAGGTGACAGCCCCAGCCTGTCCATCCAGCTCGCGGCCGTGGCCAGCATGTCGGGGGTTGGTTCCTCGTAGAGCCCGAAGCTGCCGAAAAAGCCGGAGACAAGCGCTTCGCGCACCGTGAATCCGTGAGGATATTCCGCCTGCCATTCCCAGGAGACAAGGCCGATATGGGAGCGCAAATCCCACAAGCTGACCGGTTCCGCCAGGCCGAATCGCGTTATGCTGCCCGAAGCGGGATGCAGATCCCCGGCCAAAAGTTTCACGAAGCTCGACTTTCCAGCACCGTTTCGCCCGGCCACAACCCAATGCTGGCCCGGCTCAAGGGTCCAGTTGATGTCCGTGAGCACCTCGTTGCCGGAAAGAACCACACTTGCTTCACGCACTTCCAGGAGCGCCGGACCGGGAGGTGCCTTTGCTGGAACGGCCCGGCGAGCTTGCCGGACAGGAGAATGGCGTTTCGCCATTTCCTTGAGGCTGCCGCGCATCACCGCCCTGCCGTCCTCAAGCAGCGTGGCGTCAAAGCCCAAGTCAGGCAGGCTCGCGGGATGGTGGGTAGCGGCCGCCAATCCGACTCCCTGCCCGGCCAGCCGCTCCAACACACTGTGCAGCAGCCTTCTGGAAGAGACGTCCAGACCGTCGGTGGCCTCGTCCAGAAAAAGCCACTGCGGAGAGCGAACCATGGCCCTGGCCAAAAGAACAGCCATTGCCTGCCCCTGGGACAGTTCCTGGAACGGACGGTAGGCAAGCTCGGAGAGGCCCAGGGTTTCGAGTGCTTCCAGGGCGAGGCGCCGCTCATCTTCGCCCACTGTGCCGGAAGGTAGCGGGGAATCCGTCAGCCCGGACACAGCAATCAGCCAGCCCGAAGGGTTCCAGCCTCTGCGCCGATACAGGTCGCGCAGGTCGGCCCCGGCAAGACCGATTCGTTCGCGAGCTTCTATGGGGCTTGGCGTGACCTGCCCATCCACGATGTAGAGCCGTTGCCCCGCGTAGCCGCCGCCCGGAAGCTGATCTGGCCAGATTTCTCCGCGGGCAAGACGCAACAAGGTGGACTTCCCGGCTCCGTTGCCGCCCACCAAAGCCACTCTCCCTCCCGGGGGAAGATGCCACGATACACTGTCCAGGATGGGGGTGCCGCTGCGGCTCACCCGGACGTTGTCGAGTATGATCTCAAGACTCATGACCAACGGGATGTATCTCCGGGCCGGTCAAAAGGCCATACCCACGACCGCCTTGCATTTCGCGAGGTAAAGAGTAATTTTAAAACTCGTCTTGCCCAGGAGGATTTCGCCGTGAGCACGTGCAGGGTTTTGCTAGTGGATGACGAGGCCGAATTCATCGATACTTTGGGGAAACGCCTTTCCCGTCGTGGACTTACCGTCCACCTGGCACATTCCGGGCAGGAGGCCCTGGACACCGTGACTGCCCAGGAACTCGACGTGGTGGTGCTGGACGTGAAGATGCCTGGCATGGACGGCATCGAGGCACTGCAGAAGATCAAGGCCGTAAAGCCCGAACTCGAGGTGGTCATGCTCACCGCCCACGCCAATGTTGAGGTGGCCATGCGCGGCATGGAACTTGGAGCCTTCGACTACCTCATGAAACCCGTGGAGCTGGACGATCTGCTGTACAAGATCCAGGATGCCAACAAGAAGAAATGTCTGACGGGCTGATTCATCCGTGTTCACACGCCTGAAAACATTCTTCTCGAACCTGGTCGGCGGTGGCGAAGACTTGCGCCATGGTCTTTCCGACGAGGAGATTCTGGCCGAGTTCAAGAAACGCTACCACAATTTCCGGCTGCTTTTAACGGCCAACAAGAAAACCTTGGCCATCATGAGCGAGATGGAGCAGGCCATGCGCGGCCAGTTCATCTTCGGCATGTCCTTCGTGCGTTCCCAGGCCACGGCCGCTTCGGTCAACGTCTTCCGCATCGTCAAACACCTCTCGGAGATCGCACCGTCAAAATACGACGTGCTTTTTGACCGCCTAAAGGACATCCAGTCCCAGATCGGGGCCGTGCTGGACCGCCAGCCCCAGACCGTTGCCACTGAACTGGTGCTGCCTCTGGAAGAGGTGGGAAGGGAAAAAGCCGACCAGGTGGGCTCCAAGATGGCCAACCTGGGCGATATCATGACCCGGCTGAACCTCCCGGTTCCCGCCGGATTCGCCGTAACCTCGCTGGCCTACGCCCGTTTCATGGAGGACACGGGCCTCCTGGAAGAGGTCAACCGCATGATACAGGCAGTGGGCGCGGACGACCATGCCACGCTCTTGCCGCTGTGCTCGCAGATACAGCAGATGATCGTGAATGCCGAGCTTCCCCAGAGCGTGGCCGACGCGCTCACCGAAGCATATAAAAAGCTTGAATCTAAGACCATGCCCGGGGTGCGGGTTTCCCTGCGCTCAAGCGCCCTTGGAGAGGACGCCCTGGGGCAGTCCTTTGCCGGCCAGTTTCGCAGCGTCTTGAATGTAAGCGCCGAGGAACTTCTCATCACCTACAAGGAAATCGTGGCCAGCAAGTACAGCCCCCAGGCCGTGACCTACCGCCTGGCCAAGGGCATTCCCGACGAAGACGTGGCCATGTGCGTTGGCTGCATGGCCATGATCCACGCCAGGGCCGGCGGGGTCATCTACTCGCGCAACCCCATGTCCATCCGTGACGACGAGGTCTTCATCCACTCGTCCTGGGGCCTGGCCAAGACCGTGGTGGACGGGGCCGTGGCCTCGGACCTGTTCGTGATAAAAAGAGGCTCCCCCCCGAAGCTGGTGGACAGCCACATCTCCGTCAAGGACCGCATCTACAAGTGCGACGACGTTGCGGGCGTATGCCGCCAGGAGGAAGCCGGCCCTCTGGCCGGGCAACCAAGCCTCACCGAGGAGGAAGCCCTGCGCCTGGGCGAGATCGCCATCGCCCTGGACAAGACCTACGCGGAGCCCTTGGACATCGAATGGGCCATGGACGAGGACCGGCAAATCTTTCTTCTTCAGTGCCGGCCCTTGAAACAAATGGAGACCGGGCGGGCCAAGCGGCCTGAAGGCCAATTCGGCAAACCGCTGCTCTCCGGCGGAGTTACCGGAAGTCCGGGAGTGGCCGCAGGAAAAATTCACCTGGTCCGGCGCGACATGGACATGCTCACCTTTCCCGATGGCGGGGTTCTTCTCTGCGCCGAGGCCTTGCCGCGCTGGGCCACGCTTCTGAGCAAAGCCTCGGCCGTCATCGCCGAACGAGGCAGTTCCGCAGGGCACCTCTCCAACGTGGCCCGCGAATTCGGCGTGCCCGCGCTCATGGGTGTGGAAGGTGCTGTGGCCGCGCTCTCCGGAAAATCCGAGGTCACCGTGGACGCGGACGGCCTGGCTGTCTACTCCGGGAAGGTCGAAGGTCTTCTGGCCCTGGCACCGCCCAAAGAGGAACACCACAACCTCCTCTCGCCCATGCACGCCATTCTGCGGGACGTTCTGGACCTTGTGGCCCCCCTCAACCTTCTGGACCCAGGCTCGCCGGAGTTCATTCCGGAGAACTGCAAGACTCTCCACGACATCACCCGCTTCTCCCACGAAAAATCCGTGGTGGAGATGTTCCGTTTCGGCCAGGATTTCCAGTTCTCCAAACGGGCCTCAAAGCAGCTCAAGTACCGTGTTCCCATGAAATGGTTCTTCGTGAACTTAGACGACGGTTTCACCCATGAGGTGAAGGGCAAATACGTCACCATGGAGGATATCGCCTGCGACCCGGTCCACGCCCTGTGGGAGGGGTTCGTGGCCGTACCCTGGGAGGGCCCTCCTCCGGTGGACGCGGCTGGCCTTCTACACATCGTGGCCCACTCCACTGTGAACCGGAATATCGCCCATGTGGACCAGGAATACGCGCAGGGTAATTATTTCATGATCTCCAGGCATTACATGTGCCTGAGTTCGCGCTTTGGCTACCACTTCTGCACCGTGGAAGCCCTGGTGGATGAACGGGAGAATGAAAACTACGTGAGCTTCCAGTTAAAGGGCGGAGCCGCTGAGCAGGACCGGCGCGCACGAAGAGCCCGGTTCGTGTCCGAGGTGCTCGAAAGCTACAATTTCCGGGTGGAGAGACAAGTCGACGAAATGCGGGCCGTGTACGCCAAGGGCCCCATGGACGTGATGCTCGATAGGCTCCGGGTGATCGGCTATCTCTTGATGCACACCAGGCAGCTGGACATGGTCATGACCAACGAGGCCCTGGTGGCGCACTACCGGCAGCGTTTCGACAATGAGATCGGGGAGATCCTGCGTGAGGCCGGGGAAAAGCACATGGCCGAGGTGATGAGGGAGATGGCCTAAACATTGGCCGGCTACTCCTCTTCTTCCAGCTCCCCGCTTATCTGAAACTTCTTCATGAAGGCCCGGTCGATGCGGTCCTTCAGCCAGAACGCGGTCTGCCCCTCGTAGGCAAGCCACCCCTTGCCCAGAATTCCCCGGCCGTCGCCGCAGTTGAGTATCAGCAGATACCCCCCGGCGGTGCCGGTGAACTCCATGAGATCCCCACCGCCCAGCGCGGCCATCAGGTTCTGGTGCAGCACTGGGTTCTGCCGCACCGGGTAAACCCCGACCTTGTCCAGCTCCTTGGGTTCGAAACTGATGCAGTCCCCTCCGCCAAAGATGTTCGGATGGCT harbors:
- a CDS encoding glucokinase, with the protein product MGKETSHILAADIGGTNSRFALFSSGDNLELLKQVKLVTSGFDSFRDLIGEALSGLGEPSLQAAVLAVAGPVEGDRFCRPPNIGYIMDLDDLPSGFLPKRTVMMNDFAAQAHGCRLFWEERSTTVTPGRMDVSLTQAVIGPGTGLGKTALVPVGSEGYALCASEGGHAALPVTGDLEHRFQEFALEVLGEPYVRWESVVSGSGLALIHLFLTGEKLAPAEVAAKLTPESPTAAWFARFFGRACRDYVLEVLARGGLFISGGVVTRNHLLLIHPAFMKEFLSSATHSDLLARVPIRLVTDQQVALWGAASHGLKLLARGLNVCS
- a CDS encoding protein tyrosine phosphatase family protein — encoded protein: MMSSQDILNFTTIDERLASSGQPMPEHFPILADEGFEAIINLATNASTGHLPKEPELCSMAGLQFTWLPVAWDAPTVEDYLAFQDWLDAHRHRKVLVHCAKNWRASLFCALYRVIREGLDPASAWDEVLGVWEPDEVWSKLARKVLAQAAPGVAPTSF
- a CDS encoding mechanosensitive ion channel, coding for MEGARFKEVFHGQANLAEWFQTHFWHMGALWQALALLGAAALGYLLARQLCAKLGNVSLDKPGLKDWVDTRLSSLLTPLFGLLLIQVVYWSSMARGWPLAVTEFGIKFSEAWLVIQLFASILLPPGWTKAVTAAVVGAFFLEVLGILDPMLAYMDKLALTFDNERVSVLEIVKAVLLLAVMLPLINKFCALMEAGLERVAEMKPRVRVLMIKLTKAGFYIVAFVTALDLVGINLQMLTVFSGAVGLGIGIGLQKVVSNLVSGVVLLLDNSIKPGDVIEVGGVYGRVESMNARFASMVTRDGKSYLIPNDELVQEKVVNWTFTGPSVRLKIPVAVAYSTDLKLAMELMLKSTEDKERVLANPSPNVLLKEFGKDGIVLELRVWMVHPERGVANVASAIQTSMWDFFTQNGIEFPFPQRDLHVKDPLKVQVEYVTPGQGGQQDGES
- a CDS encoding class I SAM-dependent methyltransferase — its product is MTTKPLCITEDLIAYVRAMQPDEPDILKRLGAETDTDPKANMRIGWDQGRFLMLLVKLIQARRAIEIGVYTGYSSLCTALALPEDGYLLACDISESWTSVARRYWSEAGVERKIELRLAPALATLDTVLASGFAETFDMAFIDADKVNYRNYYERCLTLLRPGGLIVVDNTLWYGRVIDQAVDDPDTRAVRAFNDFLRCDSRVDACLTAVGDGVSLAVKKES
- a CDS encoding LysE family translocator, whose translation is MHDVLTFLLTGTTLGLAASLTPGPLQALICVQTITHGPREGARVGMAPLFTDLPVMALCLLVLEALSSQAWLMGAISLIGGAVVMRFGWGSMTAKPVDLAGVPTQAKSWRKGLATNILNPKMILFWGTVGSPTLLAAYKSSLAAAAAFLLSFYLLLVGTNIALAWLSGRFSRFLSGPGYVWTMRVLGALLMLLAAHMVWDGLSRLGIA
- a CDS encoding carbon-nitrogen hydrolase, encoding MPHHKPFTVALIQMAPADTPSRSIEKAADLCAQAEKQGAKLLCLPELFATPYFCQTEDHAHFSLAEPIPGPTTDALGKAAKLSSATIIAPIFERRAAGLYHNSLAVVGPDAGIIGVYRKMHIPDDPLFYEKFYFAPGDLGFKRFDTPVGPVGTLICWDQWYPEAARLTAMRGSNIIFYPTAIGWHPSEKAQYGVEQRDAWITIQRAHAIANGCYVAAVNRVGHEIPETGGDGLEFWGSSFICGPMGTILAQASTDKEEIILAEVNPKQVDTTRTHWPFLRDRRIDAYGPLEKRFIDE
- a CDS encoding agmatine deiminase family protein, yielding MTMSADYRLPAEWEPHAATWIAWPKNSNDWPGKFHPIGWVFGEIVRKLAPYEKVRILVDDALWEAKARRVLAKVGVDASRVHFYHIPTDRGWCRDMLPAFTVRQKSPRARAVRFVFTGWAKYSDHTLDAAATAKVAEALKIPAVDAVLGERTVVLEGGGIDCNGQGVLLTTEECFLDPVTQVRNPGMAAKDYEQVFKKYLGIKQVVWLGQGIAGDDTHGHVDDLCRFVGPRTVVLCKENDPSDANYRPLQENRERLEGVRLADGGTLEVIGLPMPEPLFFDGVRVPASYANFYIANGTVLVPTFNDIFDRKALGILSECFPDRDVVGIHAVDLVWGFGTLHCLTHEQPATGHLGEE